GCTCCGCTAAGAATTTCGTATGTTATAGACGTGAGATTCTACGGCAAGGGCGCATGCAATGCGCCCCTACAAAACAGAATAAAGATACAGACGTCTTAGAACAAGCTTGCTTGTTGTCCGAAGAAAATTGGCACTAATTGCATTGCCAATCCAAGCTCACCATCTATGCTGAGCACACCGGACAAAGCTGCAGTCATAGCTGACATGCGTCCGCTCATGATCATATCGAGATCATAGGCATTAACGGAAATTGTGCAATCCGGCTTAGCCGT
The Candidatus Obscuribacterales bacterium DNA segment above includes these coding regions:
- a CDS encoding SCP2 sterol-binding domain-containing protein; this encodes MSAEKMIEELKKRFNPQAAKDVSATFMFSVKSDNGATQWLTKINNGTCEFVPVNGAPTAKPDCTISVNAYDLDMIMSGRMSAMTAALSGVLSIDGELGLAMQLVPIFFGQQASLF